The following nucleotide sequence is from Melioribacteraceae bacterium.
ACCTGTTTTATTCCATCTCATGGTGTTATCTGTTCTAATAATAGTCACTATAATTATTAATTGGAGGTAATTTTTTGGCCCGTAGAGTGTTTTTTAGTTTTCATTTCGATCGTGATTCTTGGCGTGTCGGTCAAGTTAGGAATTGTAACGTAGTTACAAATAATTATATTCGAAATGATTTTGTAGACTCAGCAATTTGGGAAGCTGTAAAGAGTGCTGGAGATACTGCAATAAAAAATTGGATTAATAATCAATTAAAAGGTACTTCTGTAACAATTGTATTAATCGGTAATCAAACTAATGAGCGGAAATATGTTCATTATGAAATTGAACAGAGTATTGCCAAGGGGAATGGCTTTCTTGGAATTTACGTCCATAATATTAAAAATCAACATCAAATGACCGATTTTAT
It contains:
- a CDS encoding TIR domain-containing protein — its product is MARRVFFSFHFDRDSWRVGQVRNCNVVTNNYIRNDFVDSAIWEAVKSAGDTAIKNWINNQLKGTSVTIVLIGNQTNERKYVHYEIEQSIAKGNGFLGIYVHNIKNQHQMTDFMGSNPLDAWQVRTIYGNQYLSQIFRTYDWVLNDGRTNIYNWVEEAARIAGK